The following coding sequences lie in one Takifugu flavidus isolate HTHZ2018 chromosome 4, ASM371156v2, whole genome shotgun sequence genomic window:
- the g0s2 gene encoding G0/G1 switch protein 2, whose translation METLEELVPFVIEMVSQKPSRGLLKVYLVGSVLALLGTVLGLVETMCHPFSSGGMTDADIDLLLSRRQRTVEAELQHSMTEKEEKKEEEEKEEMARTPVIISKMQGPSQRISANRLHAS comes from the coding sequence ATGGAAACTTTAGAGGAGCTGGTGCCCTTCGTCATAGAGATGGTGAGCCAGAAGCCCAGTCGGGGCCTGTTGAAGGTCTACCTGGTGGGCTCAGTGTTGGCACTCCTGGGAACAGTCCTTGGCCTGGTCGAGACCATGTGCCACCCCTTCTCTTCTGGTGGGATGACGGATGCAGATATCGACCTTTTGTTGTCACGGAGACAAAGAACTgtggaggcagagctgcagcacagcatgacggagaaggaggaaaagaaggaggaagaggagaaggaggagatggcTCGTACACCTGTGATCATCTCCAAAATGCAGGGACCTAGTCAGCGCATCTCAGCCAATCGGCTGCACGCATCCTAG